In a single window of the Thunnus albacares chromosome 1, fThuAlb1.1, whole genome shotgun sequence genome:
- the arntl1b gene encoding aryl hydrocarbon receptor nuclear translocator-like 1b: MNSFIDELASLVPTCNTKTCKLDKLSVLRMAVQHMKTLQSSTAKFYTEINHKPAFFSNEELKHLIQRAADGFLFVADCDRGKILFVSESVDNILNYSQNDLIGQSLFDYLHPKDIAKVKEQLSSADTVPRERCINAKSSLSVKTDINPCSLRLCSGVRRSFFCRMKCNRPLLNTDDEDFSSTCVKTNAERKGFCTIHSTGYLKSWSPAEVDLDENNELDSDGCNSSCLVAVGRLHPHAVFQPMQSEVKVKPMEFVSRHAIDGKFVFVDQRATAILAYLPQELLGTSFYEYFHEDDIAHLAECHWQVLQMRKRINTNCYKLKIKDGSFITLRSHWFSFLNPWTKEVEYIVSTNTVVTPAGYGAENSYHQPASSPQKSITVRTPDAGEPDLHTVPGIADGVRESTGKTGRMIAEELLRIQSHRVSEASATLENLVAKGTERERDEPARDYSTAPDVKTSKEDVFGALGAAEEAQSTGQTEGGRDLLEADVIDYVACMSASVLSS, encoded by the exons ATGAACAGCTTCATAGATGAGTTGGCATCATTAGTGCCTACATGCAACACTAAAACCTGCAAACTGGACAAACTATCAGTCTTGCGTATGGCGGTCCAACACATGAAGACTTTACAAA GTTCTACTGCCAAATTTTACACAGAAATTAACCACAAACCTGCGTTCTTCTCCAATGAGGAGCTAAAACACTTAATACAAAGG GCAGCTGACGGCTTTCTGTTCGTCGCTGACTGTGATCGAGGGAAAATACTGTTTGTTTCTGAATCAGTGGACAATATCCTGAATTATAGCCAG AATGACCTGATTGGCCAGAGCCTGTTTGATTACCTGCATCCTAAAGACATTGCAAAAGTCAAGGAGCAACTGTCCTCAGCTGATACCGTACCAAGAGAGAGATGCATCAACGCAAAAA GCAGTCTTTCTGTGAAAACTGACATCAATCCATGTTCTTTGAGACTTTGTTCTGGGGTGAGGCGCTCATTTTTCTGCAGGATGAAGTGCAACCGACCCCTATTAAATACGGATGATGAGGACTTTTCCTCCACCTGTGTGAAAACAAACG CAGAGCGTAAGGGCTTCTGCACCATTCACAGCACTGGCTACTTAAAAAGCTGGTCTCCCGCTGAGGTGGATTTGGATGAAAATAACGAGCTTGACAGTGACGGATGTAACTCCAGCTGTCTGGTGGCTGTTGGTCGGCTGCATCCACACGCTGTTTTTCAGCCAATGCAGAGTGAGGTCAAGGTCAAGCCGATGGAGTTTGTTTCACGTCATGCTATTGACGGGAAGTTTGTCTTTGTAGATCAAAG gGCCACTGCTATTTTGGCTTATCTCCCTCAAGAGCTGCTGGGAACTTCATTTTATGAATACTTTCACGAAGATGATATTGCTCATTTAGCAGAATGTCACTGGCAAG TGCTGCAGATGAGAAAGAGGATCAATACGAACTGCTACAAGTTGAAAATAAAAGACGGCTCATTTATCACACTTAGAAGCCACTGGTTCAGTTTCTTGAATCCATGGACGAAAGAGGTGGAATACATTGTCTCTACCAATACTGTAGTCAC TCCTGCCGGTTACGGAGCTGAGAACAGCTACCATCAGCCTGCTTCCTCCCCACAGAAGAGCATCACTGTACGAACGCCAG ATGCAGGAGAGCCTGACCTCCACACAGTGCCTGGAATTGCTGATGGTGTGAGGGAAAGCACTGGGAAGACTGGGCGAATGATTGCAGAAGAACTGTTGAGGATCCAGAG CCACAGAGTATCTGAGGCCTCTGCAACTCTGGAAAATCTGGTGGCAAAAGGGACGGAGAGGGAAAGAGACGAGCCAGCAAGAGACTATTCAACTGCACCGGATGTTAAAACATCAAAGGAGGATGTTTTTGGAGCGCTGGGGGCTGCAGAAGAGGCTCAGTCTACAGGACAGACTGAGGGAGGTCGAGATCTACTAGAAGCTGATGTTATAGATTATGTAGCCTGCATGTCTGCCAGCGTTTTATCATCATAG